A DNA window from Actinokineospora baliensis contains the following coding sequences:
- a CDS encoding gamma-glutamylcyclotransferase family protein — MPLYAAYGSNMDPGQMTQRAPHSPMAGTGWLVGWRLTFGGEDLGWEGALATVVEDPDSQVFVVLYDVTDDEKNLDRWEGSELGLHSKIRLRVQTLEGSVLSWLYVLDAYEGGLPSARYLGVVADAAEAAGAPADYVEDLRIRPCSGIGPAATS, encoded by the coding sequence GTGCCGCTCTATGCCGCTTACGGGTCGAACATGGATCCGGGCCAGATGACGCAGCGTGCCCCGCATTCGCCGATGGCCGGGACGGGGTGGCTCGTCGGGTGGCGGCTGACCTTCGGGGGCGAGGACCTCGGGTGGGAGGGCGCGCTGGCCACCGTCGTCGAGGACCCGGACTCGCAGGTGTTCGTCGTGCTCTACGACGTCACCGACGACGAGAAGAACCTGGATCGCTGGGAGGGCTCCGAGCTGGGGCTGCACTCCAAGATCCGGTTGCGGGTGCAGACCCTGGAGGGCTCCGTGCTCTCCTGGCTCTACGTCCTCGACGCCTACGAGGGCGGCCTGCCCTCGGCCCGCTACCTCGGTGTGGTCGCCGACGCCGCGGAGGCCGCCGGGGCACCCGCCGACTACGTCGAGGACCTGCGGATTAGGCCGTGCAGTGGAATCGGGCCCGCCGCGACCAGCTGA
- a CDS encoding AMIN-like domain-containing (lipo)protein — protein sequence MAHRRSWLATLTAALAAVTLSATPAAADPTPTAATCGTTWGSLPKSSAGAPDNGSLTGVRSGRHDCYDRLVFDIRGAHVRDYSIGYADSFEDIAGNPVTVRGGAGLFLHVDASAYDLDTGDLLFDPPNPAEVVAVDGYRTFRQLHSLGGRVPYTTFALGVRARLPFRALTIDDGSTTRLVIDVAHTW from the coding sequence ATGGCACATCGGAGATCCTGGCTCGCCACCCTGACCGCGGCGCTCGCCGCCGTCACCCTGTCAGCGACCCCAGCGGCCGCTGACCCGACACCCACCGCCGCGACCTGCGGCACCACCTGGGGTTCGCTGCCCAAGTCCAGCGCGGGCGCGCCGGACAACGGCTCGCTCACCGGGGTCCGCTCCGGCAGGCACGACTGCTACGACCGGCTCGTGTTCGACATCCGCGGCGCGCACGTGCGCGACTACTCGATCGGCTACGCCGACTCGTTCGAGGACATCGCGGGCAACCCGGTCACCGTGCGCGGCGGCGCGGGGCTGTTCCTCCACGTCGACGCCTCCGCCTACGACCTCGACACCGGGGACCTGCTGTTCGACCCGCCGAACCCGGCGGAGGTGGTCGCCGTCGACGGCTACCGGACCTTCCGGCAGCTGCACTCGCTCGGCGGCCGCGTGCCGTACACGACGTTCGCACTCGGGGTCCGGGCGCGCCTGCCCTTCCGAGCGCTCACGATCGACGACGGCAGCACAACGCGACTGGTCATCGACGTCGCGCACACATGGTGA